From the genome of Chloroflexota bacterium:
TCGCCTGCGCGGGCACCTCTTCACGGATCGCGATGGCCTCTATCGGCTGGAGACCATCATGCCCGGGCTCTACCCGGGCAGAACTCGACACATCCACGTGAAGGTTCTGCCGCAAACGGGGCCTGGCCTCACCACACAGACCTATTTCCCCAACGAGCCTAGCAACGCCCGCGACGGCATCTTTGATGCAAACCTGGTCATGGCGCTCCAAGAGACCAACGATGGCAGGCTCGCCCGCTACGACTTTGTGGTGAGCGTCAGCCCTTGAACAGCTCGCTGTTCGGGTAGGCGGCATACCACCCGAACCAGAAGGAAACGTGGGTCGGCAGGCGCGCGAGCCGTATGGAAGGATCGTCGCCTCTCACCAGCGCCTCCTCCGTCACTCGCCACGTGCGCCCTGCCGTGTCCGTCACAGTCGCCTCGCCGCCCGCCCTTGCCCCCTCCCTGAACTCGATGCTGCCCCTCTGGTAAGCCCGCGCGGACGATGTTCCCGGCGGCGTCACCACAACGATGTTCGCGCCGCCCAACCGGTCGTTGTAGACAGGGCGCGGAACCAGGGAGACAAGGTCGTAGGCCTTCGGCGCGCCGTTGACGATGACTCCCAGCACGAATGCCTTCGCTGGGAGGGCCTCGCTCCGCTGCCAGACGGGAAAGATCGGATTCGGATTCGAGAAATAGCTGTTGTAGACCGCCCCCGGCTCGTTCTCCGGCAGGTATGTCTGCGGGGAATAGACCCCAGTCCTGATGTCCAGCACCGTCGTCTCCGGGTGCAGGTTCAGCCAGTCTGCCCAGGTCGTCAGCGCCACGGGGAAGCGCTTCAGTCTGATGCCGCTTTCGGCCAGGTATCCCACCACAGGCTCCCCCGTGAACTGCCGCCAGAGCGTCTCCGTCCTGCGGTCGCACATCAGTTTGTTGCTCCGGTATAGCAGGCCCGATGTGCCGAACTCCAACGGCTCGCTGCTTATCTCTGGAAGTCTGGTGGAATAGACGATCCCACTACCACAGAGCGTTCAGTAGGCTAAGGCGAAGGGCTCTCCCCCAAGCACATCGTTCGCCATCTCATGCGGGTTCATGATGCGTAGCGGATAGGCCCGATGCTCTCCGTTTATGGAGACTCCAAAGACCCGGTCGGCGGGTTGCAGGTAGTCAGCCGCTCTCCCTGAGATGTGTGGCGGATTCCTTAAGTCCGGGATGCCGTCTTTTACCACGCCTCCCCACACGATCTCCTCAACCCGTATCCGGGCGGGGACGCCTTCGTAGAGGAAGTTTCCAAGCGAGGGGTGGATTCCCCGCAGCAAGCTTCCCTTCCACCCTACGAACTGCGTCGGCGGTCTGATCGTCTCCTGACTGCCGAGCCACTCCACCCACTTTTGCCAATCGTCGTTCCCAAAGCGCTGGCCCGAAAGTTGGCGCAAGGCTTCGCCCGCCTCTGTCAGCGCCATGCTATTGGAGATGCGCGGCGAAAAGAGATACTCGATCAACACAGGGATGTAGGTCTTATCCCCGGAAAGCGCCATCGCGCCGATGGCTCCGTGGTCTCCCGCCCCAAAGCCGTCGTACAGCCTCCACATGAGCCTATTGGAATCTTGCCTAGGGTCCGCCGCCCCTGAAGAAGGCCTCCCGCTGGGGTTGGCCTGGCCGTTGCAGGCCGTTGCAAGCATCGCCAGAGCGGCAAGCAACGCGGTCAAGGATGCGATTCTGCTGGCAGTTCGTGGCTTTCCCATGGCCAACCTCGCGGCGCTTATAGAGGTGCGCCGCAGATGACAGACCAGCTTCGATAGATCGAGGGCAACCTTTTGGCCCAGTGGCCCGCCGCCTACTCCGCCCATTCCCCGTTAAAGACCGTCTCCGCCGGCCCCTCCATAAAAACATCGCCCTTGCCGTCCCAGGTGATCTTCAGGTCGCCGCCCGGCAGGTGGATATGCACCGTCTGCTCCGTGAGGCCCTTCAGCTGTGCCGCCACCGCCACCGCGCAGGCGCCTGTGCCGCAGGCCAGCGTCAGTCCCGCGCCGCGCTCCCAGACGCGCATATCGAGGTGCGTGCGGTCCAGCACGTTCACGATCTCAAAGTTCACCCGGTGCGGGAAGAGCGCGTGGCGCTCCACCTTGGGGCCGATGACCTCCAGCGGCCAATCCTTCACCTTCTCCTTCAGGAAGACCACGGCATGCGGGTTCCCCATGGAGACGCCCGTGAAGGCCAGCTTGCGCCCGTCCACTTCTAACGGCTGGTCAACGACCCGCGTCATCCCGTCCAGCGCGATGGGGATCTCCTTGGCCGCCAGCTTTGGCGTGCCCATGTTCACCACAACGCGGGTGATTTCCCCGCCTTTCCGCTTCGGCGTCAGCACCTGGAGCCCGGCCAGCGTCTCCACCTGCATCTCCTTGGTGCTCTTCGGCGCGATCCCTTGGTCAATCACGAACTTGGCGAAGGTGCGGATGCCGTTGCCGCACATCTCGGACTCGCTCCCGTCCGGGTTATACATCTGCATCCGGAAGTCGTGCCTCTTGGAGAGCTTCACCAAGATGATGCCGTCCGCCCCCACGCCGAAGTGCCTATCGCACATGGCGATCGCCAGCCGCTTCCAGTCCCGCTCCATCCGGCGCGCGTCAATCATCACAAAATCGTTCCCCGCGCCGTGCATCTTTGTGAACTTCATCTATTCTGCTCCGCCTCTGCTCTCCACTCTCTGTCCGTTCCGTGTCTTCTATGCTTTCAGTGAATCATCCCTCTGTCCGGAACCCTGCTCCTTGAACCTCTCCTCTCGCTCTCTGCCTTCACTTCCCTGCCTACCCATTATAGGGCGGTGCTATACTGCGGCCAATCTCCCGCCAATCCGGAAGGAGCCTCTATGGACGCCATGCGCTACATCCTCTATGAACGGGTGGGCGAAGTCGCCGTCATCACCCTCAACCGACCGGATACGCGCAACGCCCAGCATGAGATCCTCCTGCGGGAGTTAGATGCGGCCTTCCGCAAAGGGGAGCAGG
Proteins encoded in this window:
- a CDS encoding DUF3179 domain-containing protein, giving the protein MVYSTRLPEISSEPLEFGTSGLLYRSNKLMCDRRTETLWRQFTGEPVVGYLAESGIRLKRFPVALTTWADWLNLHPETTVLDIRTGVYSPQTYLPENEPGAVYNSYFSNPNPIFPVWQRSEALPAKAFVLGVIVNGAPKAYDLVSLVPRPVYNDRLGGANIVVVTPPGTSSARAYQRGSIEFREGARAGGEATVTDTAGRTWRVTEEALVRGDDPSIRLARLPTHVSFWFGWYAAYPNSELFKG
- a CDS encoding DUF3179 domain-containing protein: MGGVGGGPLGQKVALDLSKLVCHLRRTSISAARLAMGKPRTASRIASLTALLAALAMLATACNGQANPSGRPSSGAADPRQDSNRLMWRLYDGFGAGDHGAIGAMALSGDKTYIPVLIEYLFSPRISNSMALTEAGEALRQLSGQRFGNDDWQKWVEWLGSQETIRPPTQFVGWKGSLLRGIHPSLGNFLYEGVPARIRVEEIVWGGVVKDGIPDLRNPPHISGRAADYLQPADRVFGVSINGEHRAYPLRIMNPHEMANDVLGGEPFALAY
- a CDS encoding diaminopimelate epimerase, translated to MKFTKMHGAGNDFVMIDARRMERDWKRLAIAMCDRHFGVGADGIILVKLSKRHDFRMQMYNPDGSESEMCGNGIRTFAKFVIDQGIAPKSTKEMQVETLAGLQVLTPKRKGGEITRVVVNMGTPKLAAKEIPIALDGMTRVVDQPLEVDGRKLAFTGVSMGNPHAVVFLKEKVKDWPLEVIGPKVERHALFPHRVNFEIVNVLDRTHLDMRVWERGAGLTLACGTGACAVAVAAQLKGLTEQTVHIHLPGGDLKITWDGKGDVFMEGPAETVFNGEWAE